From the Corvus moneduloides isolate bCorMon1 chromosome 13, bCorMon1.pri, whole genome shotgun sequence genome, the window CTGCTGCCAAGGGCTGCTGTTAATGGGAACACTGGTGTGCTCGGCACCCACAAATCACTTTCTGGGATTCATAACCTAATTAAAACCTTTGGGCAAGAATGTTTCGATACTCGTGGAGAGGTTTTGGAAAGACGCCCTGGCTCCCGCCAAAGCTCCAAGAACAACAAAGCTTTGGCAACAAAGGGAGTGCTTAGGCTAAGAAAAACAGGGATGAACTCCCAGCCCTCGCGAGCGCGGGTGTGGGAGGCGCTTTGAGCAGGACTTGTGtcaaccacagcagcagccgGAGCCCGTTTGGAGTGGGAAACAATTTAGGAAATTCcacccatgggcagggacaccttccacagacTGGGTTACTCCAAGTCACATCCAGCCCTGGTGTGGAGCTGGGCACAGGGTCACGTCCTTCTGGCCATGCTGGGTGGGTCCTTCTCTCTTGAGAAGCCCCCGGGGCAATGCCACCCcccactgccctgcctggccaCCCCCTgactgtcccctgtgtcccccagctgCTGTTCCAGGAGACCAACCCTGGAGTAAGGTACCAGTACACGATCCAGCGCCCAGCTGACAGCGAGAACGAGATTGAGCAGCCCGAGTTCCTCTGGCGCTTTGGCTCCTGGACCACCTGCACGGCCACCTGTGGGACAGGTGAGTGCAGCCCCACGGGACACCCACTCTGAGCagtggagcatccctggggagcctTAGAAATTCCTGGGTCTTGGGTTTCACGAGGTcttaggggaagaaaaaagcgACATCTGCTGAGGTCACAGCTCCGGTGCCCCAGTGGCACTCACTATGAACCCCAGGGCTCTATCGGCGCTTTGCTCCCGGCTCGGTGTCCTGTTACCCGGCAGGGGATGGAGACAAAAGACCTTTAGAGAAATCAGGGAGTGTGGAAGGGCTGgtctcctgcctggctgggccTCTCCAGGGGGGAGAATATCCAGGGTTTTACAGAGAGCGCTGGGGTCCCACACGGTGTGTGTGGGTGGGTGTTTGCTTCCCCCTGTCATGCCCCACTGCACTGCTGGCTGGGTATCCCAGGGTCCCCAGGGCAGCTTTTGGGGCAGCTGGTGCAGAGGGACATTTCTGGAACTCTGCCAGGGGAGGCTGGGACCAACAAGTACTTCCTCGAGAGCAGCTGGCACTGGAAAAAAGGGGAGTTCAAGGACACTCGTGCTTTCTAGGTAGCACAGAGTGCCAGGACATGGGCTTCATTTAAAACCAGCTTTCCTTTGTATGATTTGAGTGCTTGGCTTCCAGAACAGAAGGGAAATAGAGGAGTGAATCAGGCAGGAGTCAGGTGAGggtgagcagctggaggaggccTGAGCCCCTCTTCCTGCACTGAGTGATGGCGTGAGCTGAGACGTGGATTTGGGAGAGCTCACACTGAGCCTCTGGTGAGTCCCAGGGCCCTGTAAGCTCCCAAGTGCTTGagccagagcccagctcagcagcttcagcagggTTCTGTCAGTCTCAGCTGAGCTCGTGGTGACAGCTCTCCATGTCACAGGTCAAGTACGTGTTACAGAAACAGGGACAGAAGCCGGAGCGAGACAGTGTGGTGAGGTCACCCTTAAAAACCCCTGTGAGCAGACTGGGGACACGAGGCTTTGGCCAGTGATTTATCCctaggctgggctggggcagggctgcccaaagagctgggtgctgccccttggctccccacagcccccagaaCTCCCAGTGCACACAGTCTCCGGTGGCTGGGTGTGACTCTGGGCAGTGGTGCCAGGACGgtgcagctctgtggctgcagcacctccagctgccatcctgccccagctgcaccGGTGCCATGGGGCTCCGTGAGGGTGTCACACCCTCAACACAAATCAACTTGCAGATTCAAGTGgtggtttcattttctttcccctgtttTGGTGGCTCAGGCTCACCAAGAACCTTCTgccaccttctgccagagggtGCTGGGTGGTTCAGTTCGGTTTCCAAAGCCGAGTTGGTGCCTGTGTGGTGTCAGAGCCCTCAGGGCTGTCAGTGTCCTGTCGGTGCCCCCGGGGTGCCCTCAGTGTCCATCCTGCCCGCAGGCGTGCAGCGGCAGGTCGTGCACTGCGTGGAGAGGCTGGCGGGCCTGGTGGAGGAGCGGTTCTGCGACGCGCTCACCCGCCCCGATGACCAGCAGCGCACCTGCAGCGAGGAGCCCTGCCCGGCCAGGTGCGACCCcaccctgctcctcccctctccctcacGCTGGGGATGGGTCCCAGGCCTTGTTGGTCCATGACAGCATCCCTGGCATTGCCTGACTGCTGCAGGGCATTGCCCACCTGCAGGCTGAGCCTCACGGGAGCTCCTATCCTGGCAGGATGCTCCCCTCTGCGTCTGTGCACATaaccctggcacagctcagggactgtcccatccctgacccTCTGTCCAGGCTCCCAGACCTTGGACTGACACATCTGGGATCCTCCTTTCCCCATGGCCCCACGTGACAAGCAATGGGATGGATCCTGCTGCGCGGCCACTTGCTCTGGCTGAgatctttccctttccccttttctctttcccctttcccttttcccctttcccaatTCCCTCTCTGCAGGTGGTGGGTGGGGGAGTGGCAGAAGTGCTCGGCCACGTGCGGCCGGGCAGGGCTGATGAAGAGGACGGTGCTATGCATCCAGAGTGTGGGGCTGGACGAGCAGAGGGCCCTGCAGCCAGCGGACTGCCAGCACCTCGCCAAGCCGGATGCCACCGCACCCTGTCACCCAGAGgtcccctgtccctcccagtGGGCTGTGGGGAACTGGTCCGAGGTGAGAGAGAGCGTCGGGGAGGTCCCATTGTCTTGCAAAGTggtgggagctggggacaggtgCCCCCAGACACCCCAGCCTGCCCAAGAGCGATGGGTGTGCTCCTGGTCACAGAAGATCCATGGATGAGTCTGTGtgggctcagcagctcccatgGACAGGAATTCCATTGCTCGGAGAGGCCTCAGAGTGAGGAAGGAGCGTTGGGCATTTTAACTCTGCCCCATCTCTGAGCTTTGCAGCTCCCTCACACGGGGTGAGGGCCACACTCTGGGCTTGGCACAAGGAGGGCAGAAATGAGGTTTTCAACTAGACATGGCTTGGAACAGCCTGGtggagtggaaggtgtccctgcccatggcagggagtaGAAgtggatgatcttcaaggtcctttccaacccaaaccattccatgggGTGATTAATGGTGACACTCTGTGTAaccttgatttatttttgtgtttctgtgaatCAGCTTAACCACAGGCTGAGGGTTTCAACCAGAAAATTATAACTCCTAATTTAAGCAGCCGTTCCAAAAGTGTTCAGAGTGAAGACAAATatcaggagagaaaagagagagccTGGGAACAGAGCTTGTTGCTAAGGAACAAATGGAGTCAAATGTGAACGGAGAATTTGAAGGCTAGATGAGAGCAAgttgcaattatttttctagGGGCCCACAAAAGCCACAATTAAGGGCTGAGAAAGATGGATGCAATGGTTTAACAGGAAAATTATGGCTTGTTGGTgggtcagtgctgggcagggccagccccagccctcacAGTTGTCCTCTGTGGTGCTGGCACCAATGGATTTGTGAGCCCAAGAGAAATGTGGTTGGGATTTTGAGgttctgtaatttttctgtcctttaatTTAAAGGGAGAgccctctttcttttccatttccaccACCACTACAAGTAGGGGAATTGGAGGGGCTTGGAAGCCAGAACCGTGGTCCTTCTGTCAGCAGTACCAGCAGGGTGGGGCAGCTTTGTCCatgcagagcccaggcaggaCACGTGCCCATCCAGCACCAGAGCACCCGGCACTGCCATGCCAGAGGGGCTCTCTGGGGCTTGGGTGGCCAACAAACTGTGTAAACACTGGGACTTAGTGCCTTAGAAGGACCCTGAAGCACTGTACATCCAGCTGTATGGACTTTCCAAAGAAGCTAAAGCAATCAGAAGGCTGGTTTGTTGTTCATTAGTTCCCAAACAGGATGGCTGTGACCTGGCAGGAGCACATCCTGCCGTGCCAGCCAGCCCTGATGCCTCCTGCCCAAGGCTGAACCCTCCTGGAAAGCTTGGTGTGTTCCCACACAAGGCTCCTAGCAGCCCTCACTCCTTATCTGTGTCCCAAGGGCTTTCCTGATAACCCAGCCTTGGTAAATaacctccctccttcccccctgcAAGGGCTGTGATACCTGGAGTTATCTCCTGGATGGAGCTGGTGGCCTTTGCTGGGAAGTTTCAGCTTTGTGGGAGTTGACCTCTGTTTTCCCTGGTTTGGCAGTGCCATCCCAgggggaggagcagctccttgcaGCCCTCTCACAGGTGTTGGTGTGCGGTAGTGTTTGATTCCAGCTCCTGGAAATGCCTGGTGGTGGCCACGTGGTGTTGCCAGAGAATCCTGGAGCGCTCTGGGgtgggaccttaaagctcatctcgttccacccccctgccatgggcagggacacctttcacaaggccaggttgctccaagccccaaatgcagcagaaaatgctgctgttctccTTTCCAGCTTCTCAGATTCTTTTGTACTGATCCATGTCAAAGAGCCCATTATGGGGGGACAGGGTGTCCCCAACAAAGCTCCCTCCtgacctttgctttttccctacTCGGACAACGCCCATGTTGTTATTCCCTGCTTCAAAGAATGCTCTTCTACAAGAAGAGATGCAATTCATGGCAATAGGTCACAAGAAAGACTTATTAGATCATCTTacccctgcccttcccaaagTCCATCTCATGGGAAAACTGCTTCTGGCTGGAGTGCAGGTCAAGGATCACCCTGAGCAAAGTCCGcgcagcaccagccctgctctgtgatGGTCTGCAACGGGGGAAGCCCCAGAGGGCAATTTGGGCAGTTATGCTCTGCTTACCAGTGTGACCAGTACCCCACAAGTGGGACTGGCACAGGAGCTGTCCAGGGACCCAGGAGGGtggtgggagcaggcagagtGACATGGAGCCTCGTGCCCAAAGCACTGTGGCACAGGGGACAATGGAGCCCTCACAGAGGGAGCACCGGTGAGGGCATGGACACCGCTCCTGGCCTGGCCCTGCAGACCtgtccctctctcttcccttcccagtgctccgTGACCTGTGGAAACGGGACCCAGAGACGCCCTGTCCACTGCAGCAACAGCACCGGGGCTGCGTGTGACCCTGCGGAGAGACCCAGCCCTGAAAGGGTTTGCTCCTTGCCACAGTGCCAGAAGAAATGGGATGGTGGCAATGCGGACTGGTCTGGCAGCGGCTCCTCCAGCAGGGAGATATTTAATGAAATCCATTACATCCCCAGCAACCACATTGCTAAATTTAACCCCTTAATCCCAAACATCCCGGAGTCCAATGATGTCAATGTCATCACCGAGGAGGACTTCTCAGCCAGGAAGGGAAATGTCTTTGTTGATGATTTTTACTACGATTATAACTTTATCAACTTCCATGAGGATCTGTCTTACTATCCCTTCACGGAGAAGGAGACCAAAGGTGAGGAGCCAAAGCCAGAGCTGAGCACTGATGACACGGAGGggcccctggagctgcccacTGAGGCCCTGCTCACCACCGACCTGGGAGGAGAGAGCGAGGGCACCAGTGAGGAAAACACTTCAGCTCCTGTGGATGAACAAGAGACAGAGCCTGGGGATTTAGCCACGAATGACCTCCTGAGTGTGGTCCCTGAGGATGTGGGATCAGTCACTCCCAGACACACCACCCCTGGCTTTTTgggtgaggagggggaggatACAGTGCTTGTGCCCCACTCTGAGCATCACCCACCCACCCAGAGCTCCGTGAGCCACAACTCTGCAAAAAGCCGCGGCCACCTGCCCTGGGATGAACCCCACCAAGCTGTGCCCACCAGGAccagccctgggcaggatgCCCCAGTCCATGGCCTCGCTCCCTGGGATCCCCACCCAGCTGATCCAGTGCCCAcgggctggggcagtgctgaTGTGGATGTGTCCCATGGGCCGGGAGCGGTGGGCAGCGGCGGCGATGGCCTTGTGAGCACAGAGGGATATGGCATGGCTGGGTCTGCAGGGAGAAGCCACGAGGACTCCAGGGAAATGGGTCTGGCCATCACCAGAGACATTAATggtgcagctccccagcccaTGGGGCAGCACGGGTGGGCAGGAATGCCAGAGGGGATGTTGGACACGCAGGCAGGTGGGCAATCCCGTGGGATGGAGAAAGTAGATCTCTCCTTGCCCACTCCACAGGCCCCgggctgggaggtggcagggaGTGCTGGCAGCCCCCATCCTGCTGTGAGTCCCCCTCCTGTGGGTGCTGATGTGGCCCCcgtggggcagggagggcaccAGCTAGAgctccacagccccacagccccttcctCAACCCCCTCAGTGGCCACAACAGCCCCTCCAGTGTCCTTGTCCCCTGCCATGCCCGGGCCAGCCACCCAGCTCACCTCCAGTGGCCTCACCCAGCAGGATGCCCTGGCCCCAGCCAtgcccacagccccagctcatGGCCCACCTGCCCACACAGCAGAGTTCCCCCTGGAATGGGGGACAGAGGGGTTGTCCCAGCTCCTGGATCCAGCATTGCCCCACACCAAGCTGACCTCCCATGGGACCCCACTCAGCGTCACTGCACCAAAGGAACCCTCACCGTGGGCACCCCCAGGGACATCTGCCTCCAGTGACGGGGGGCACGAGTTGTCCCAGCCCACCCCTTTGCCCCCCCCactctgggagaagaggctggaggaggaggaggctctGCTTCCACCATCGACCACCgcagcagccactgccaagCCCAGCTGGGAGGTCGGGAACTGGAGTGAGGTACGTGGTGAGCCCTGTTAAAAATATGACATGGCCAGTATGGATGTGAgacctgtccctgtcctggctggctCTGGGACATTGCTCTTGGCAGCAGTCAGTGGCTGGGGTCATTGGTGCTAGTTAAGAGACAGCTGGTAACCAAAAGTGAAAGGCACCCCCAGGCCCAGGGTGCTGCCCTATTTTCCCCTGAGCTGTGGGCAGCCGTGGCCATGGGAATCCTCCTGGGAGCAAACACtaaggagggagaggaaggattAGAAAGAAACAACTGGAATGGGCTATGGAGGAGCAtgttcctcctccttccctgggctgaGAGCTGCCTGATGTGGGATTGCTTAGCGGGGAAAGGTCCTCTCCCCACAtcatcccacagccccagtttacccagcaccctcccagtgcccatggaagaggcaggagctgagtgCCCAGGGACCTTTCTGCTGGGTCAGCAGGCTCCCTCCTTGGCCAGACCCAGAGCTGGGGGGTCAGGGGCGTCgggatgcagagcagcaggatccCTGTGTTGCAGTGCTCGGCCACGTGCGGTGTGGGCGCGGTGTGGAGGCCCGTGCGCTGCAGCAGCGGCAGTGACAGTGGCTGTGCCGCGGCCGACAGGCCCGTCCCTGCCCGGAGGTGCTCCCTGAGACCCTGCTCAGCCTGGCGTGTGGGCAACTGGAGCAAGGTAAGGGAACCTGCCGGGAGGGAGTATCCCCAAAACGCACGGGACAAGGTGGGTGTGGGGTCACACCTGCTCCTGGGGAGGGCTCTTGCCCCATGGCTCACAGAGGCAGATGGTGGAGGTTTGCACTTGCCACAGAGTTTAAACTGCTCATCccacagtattttcatttttcctgctcttgggCTGGTGAAAAACGTCAGGAATCTGCAAAAGCTAAACAAAGTGATTTgaaaggccaggttgggtggaactgggcagcctggtctagtgggtgTCATCCCATGGTAGGGgcttggaacaagatggtctttaaggtccttcccaaaccattctgtggttctatgatttGTCAGTCTCTGGACAATGTTCTGGCCACTCTGCACTGCCAGGGGATGTTTGCAGTTGGGTTGGGTGAATTTGGTAGGTTTGGTGATGGGGAACAGCCCTCCTTGCTCTGGGTCATTGCTGTTCCTTGGGATCATCAATTCTTTAAGGCATAAAGACTGTGCTTGTCACAACTGGAAACCTCCTGGTTTCAGAGGGATGATAGTGACAGATGAGCTGCACACTGCTCTAGCTTGGCGTAGAGCAAGAGGGGAAAGGAGGTTGAGCGTCAACTCAACCCATCCCAATGCAGAGCTTGTCCCTGGGGTCACCTCCCATTCCCACAGGGATTCCCCCTGCACCGGCCCTCGCTGCCCTTCCCCAGCGTGGTGCTGTGTCCTTTCCcagtgctccaggagctgcGGCAGGGGCACAAAGGTTCGGGATGTTCACTGCATCGACACCAGAGACCAGCGGCTGCTGCGGCCCTTCCACTGCCAGGCCGTGCTCTCCCAGCCCCCGGCACAGCTGCCGTGCCAGAGCGTGCCGTGTCTGGACTGGTACACGTCCTCCTGGAGAGAGGTAGGGGCTGGCCGGGGGCACAGCTCGTCCCATCCCCTGCCAGAGcacggacaccttccactatcccaggctgctccaagtcccgtccagcctggccttggacactgccagggatccaggggcagccacagcttctctgggcaccctgtgccagggcctcaccccCTCACAggaaacaattccttcccagcaTCCCATCTACGCCTGTCCTCTGGCAGCGGGAACCCATTCCCTGTATCccgtccctccatcccttgtcccaggtccctctccagctctcctggagcccctttaggccctggaaggggctctgagctctccctggagccttctcctctccaggcgAAGACGCCCAGCTGtctccagggcagaggggctgcagcgCTCAGCCCCTGACGGCGCTGCCCGCTGTGTCCCGCAGTGCTCGGAGCCGTGTGGCGGCGGGGAGCAGGCGCGGCTGGTGACGTGCCCGGAGCCGGGGCGCTGCGAGGAGACGCTGCGGCCCAACAGCACCCGGCCCTGCaacacccagccctgcaccaccTGGGTGGTGGGGTCCTGGGGGCAGGTGAGCGGGGGCTGCTCCCCTCCACGGGGAATTGGAGCGAACGGGGGGGATCCCAGCCCTCCCGAGCGCTGCGGTGGCGCTGGGGGCTCTgcgggacacggggaggggTCCCCCAGCCTGACCCCGGGGTGCCGCTCCCGCAGTGCTCGGCTCCCTGCGGAG encodes:
- the ADAMTS7 gene encoding A disintegrin and metalloproteinase with thrombospondin motifs 7, with product MAALPALRPLLPLVPVAAALALAAGGGAAGTEPPPPRSGSDIVHPIKVDESGSFLSYDLSHRVLHRRSPASRSKLPAFYELQYKGQPLKFNLSLNRHLLAPGFVSERRFGGIAGAKIQPHSYNSCHMIGEVRSRALQGGLAALSTCDGLKGVFQLMNEDYFIEPVSSSPREEGAAQPHRIYKRQVPKDRAEQGRRPPAPRESCGVRESQESLERSERRRERWEQKQHRRRRIKQRSISREKWVETLVVADTKMVEFHGSDNIEKYVLTVMNMVAGLFHHASIGNPINIAIVRLILLEHEEEDLKISHHADNTLKSFCKWQKSINVKGDSHPLHHDVAVLLTRKDICAAMNRPCETLGLSHVAGMCQPHRSCNINEDTGLPLAFTVAHELGHSFGIQHDGSSNDCEPVGKRPFIMSPQLLYDTSPLTWSRCSREYITRFLDRGWGLCLDDPPAREVLDFPLVPPGVLYDVGHQCRLQYGPYSTFCDDMDSVCNTLWCTVGNTCHSKLDAAVDGTACGESKWCFNGECVPVGYRPEAIDGGWSSWSSWASCSRSCGAGVQSAERHCSHPTPKYGGRYCLGERKRFRICNVKRCPPDKPSFRQVQCSHFNPMLYKGKLYKWTPVPNNINPCELHCRPEHEYFAEKLRDAVVDGTPCYDSDASRDVCINGICKNVGCDYEIDSHAVEDRCGVCHGDGSTCHTVHKTFEDSEGLGYVDIGIIPVGAREIQIEEVAEAGNFLALRSEDPEKYFLNGGWTIQWNGDYRVAGTTFTYKRTGNWENLTSPGPTVEPVWIQLLFQETNPGVRYQYTIQRPADSENEIEQPEFLWRFGSWTTCTATCGTGVQRQVVHCVERLAGLVEERFCDALTRPDDQQRTCSEEPCPARWWVGEWQKCSATCGRAGLMKRTVLCIQSVGLDEQRALQPADCQHLAKPDATAPCHPEVPCPSQWAVGNWSECSVTCGNGTQRRPVHCSNSTGAACDPAERPSPERVCSLPQCQKKWDGGNADWSGSGSSSREIFNEIHYIPSNHIAKFNPLIPNIPESNDVNVITEEDFSARKGNVFVDDFYYDYNFINFHEDLSYYPFTEKETKGEEPKPELSTDDTEGPLELPTEALLTTDLGGESEGTSEENTSAPVDEQETEPGDLATNDLLSVVPEDVGSVTPRHTTPGFLGEEGEDTVLVPHSEHHPPTQSSVSHNSAKSRGHLPWDEPHQAVPTRTSPGQDAPVHGLAPWDPHPADPVPTGWGSADVDVSHGPGAVGSGGDGLVSTEGYGMAGSAGRSHEDSREMGLAITRDINGAAPQPMGQHGWAGMPEGMLDTQAGGQSRGMEKVDLSLPTPQAPGWEVAGSAGSPHPAVSPPPVGADVAPVGQGGHQLELHSPTAPSSTPSVATTAPPVSLSPAMPGPATQLTSSGLTQQDALAPAMPTAPAHGPPAHTAEFPLEWGTEGLSQLLDPALPHTKLTSHGTPLSVTAPKEPSPWAPPGTSASSDGGHELSQPTPLPPPLWEKRLEEEEALLPPSTTAAATAKPSWEVGNWSECSATCGVGAVWRPVRCSSGSDSGCAAADRPVPARRCSLRPCSAWRVGNWSKCSRSCGRGTKVRDVHCIDTRDQRLLRPFHCQAVLSQPPAQLPCQSVPCLDWYTSSWRECSEPCGGGEQARLVTCPEPGRCEETLRPNSTRPCNTQPCTTWVVGSWGQCSAPCGGGIQRRQVKCIDTRTGVAEEDSSLCDHEPWPESTQKCNPQDCDSSEPGVPCERDRLTFAFCQTLRLLGRCHLPTVHVQCCRSCRQHGLLAGPGRDRGDERLSRR